In Drosophila innubila isolate TH190305 chromosome 2R unlocalized genomic scaffold, UK_Dinn_1.0 1_C_2R, whole genome shotgun sequence, the following are encoded in one genomic region:
- the LOC117784045 gene encoding small nuclear ribonucleoprotein F, whose protein sequence is MSAGMPINPKPFLNGLTGKPVLVKLKWGQEYKGFLVSVDGYMNMQLANTEEVIEGSVTGNLGEVLIRCNNVLYIKGMEDDDEEGEMRD, encoded by the coding sequence atgtcaGCTGGCATGCCAATTAATCCTAAACCATTTCTGAATGGTCTGACTGGAAAACCTGTACTCGTAAAACTGAAATGGGGACAGGAATACAAAGGTTTTCTGGTGTCGGTGGACGGATACATGAACATGCAGCTGGCCAACACGGAGGAAGTGATCGAGGGTTCAGTGACTGGAAATCTTGGCGAAGTGCTGATACGTTGCAACAATGTGCTCTATATTAAAGGCATGGAGGATGACGATGAGGAGGGGGAAATGCGCGATTAA
- the LOC117784044 gene encoding protein LTO1 homolog yields the protein MSTASRDINDLFDDIVLTEEEHARRGYEEGIADGRAQGNQEGYQLGYAQGVQLGEELGVIYGEVVAQQQLPHTDKVLRTLQQLRTLIEQFPRHNDPEADIIGTVELIRNTHRRLGALLGTKKGINGPQSSATEERKDFSF from the coding sequence ATGTCCACTGCTTCGCGAGATATTAATGATCTCTTTGACGATATAGTGCTTACCGAGGAAGAACACGCACGCCGTGGCTACGAGGAGGGCATCGCCGACGGCCGTGCTCAGGGTAATCAGGAAGGATATCAGCTGGGTTACGCTCAGGGCGTACAACTTGGTGAGGAACTGGGTGTCATATACGGCGAAGTGGTGGCCCAACAGCAGTTACCACATACGGACAAGGTTCTGCGAACACTGCAACAGCTGCGCACGCTAATCGAACAGTTTCCCCGCCACAACGATCCTGAGGCGGACATCATTGGCACTGTGGAGCTCATCCGCAACACGCATCGTCGATTGGGTGCCTTGCTGGGCACAAAGAAAGGAATTAACGGACCACAGAGTTCAGCCACAGAGGAACGCAAAGATTTCAGTTTCTAG
- the LOC117784040 gene encoding WASH complex subunit 1 produces the protein MDESDTYVHSAYQVSIIPTDLHHEETIIRAAQSLDCLNKTINSIFGRIDARLERNGAKVQQINERVMRAQAKINALVGSKKSIKIFAPARFPGSAILGNIPATFPPVVAQEPMDPPPSSLDQQQPRLRNRDDEATSEQESAAGLDSVSFHVRGEDQLEMPLVIERQMTNRTAGLGSLPAVKSMPTLMRFNSNEFAYTGGRNGTIDLNAWKRTLPPQSYRRAAAHKPRPIASELLAPAPHSLAHGTTKLATPAGDLRYTPAALAAPAIDVPLDLPDLPGIANDLQYEPVEEQTPIAPSHQFVDLPDLPGLTEPEINMDVDITVQALAAQTHTVRKVPQMQSMSMPPPRTLAPPPPPPPPTLAPPRPPPPPPPQMALKLPNDDVIKPLSPSIETPLHIPQSRAPPAPDPRSELMAAIRNAGGALGGRLRSPAAAPVNLDVVDTQNTQNSSGASRSRAGGPATGGDLMADLHNKLMLRRKGISGSQNPAEQSGNPIMQQLSKLIESPMEKSKGSMSSDEGNSEEDDAWE, from the coding sequence ATGGATGAGAGCGACACTTACGTGCACAGCGCCTACCAGGTGTCGATAATTCCAACGGATCTACATCACGAGGAAACTATAATCAGAGCAGCACAGTCGCTCGACTGCCTAAACAAAACAATCAACTCAATTTTTGGGCGTATCGATGCTCGGTTAGAAAGAAATGGTGCCAAGGTCCAGCAGATAAATGAGCGTGTCATGCGTGCGCAGGCGAAAATTAATGCCCTCGTTGgatctaaaaaatcaattaaaatctttGCGCCCGCTCGTTTCCCCGGCAGCGCGATTCTAGGCAACATACCGGCAACATTTCCGCCGGTGGTGGCACAGGAGCCAATGGATCCACCGCCGTCGTCGTTGGATCAACAGCAGCCTCGGCTGCGGAATCGTGACGATGAAGCAACCAGTGAACAGGAATCGGCTGCGGGTCTGGACTCCGTCAGCTTTCATGTGCGTGGTGAGGATCAGCTTGAGATGCCGCTGGTTATCGAGCGTCAAATGACTAATCGAACAGCCGGTTTGGGCTCGTTGCCAGCTGTCAAATCAATGCCCACCCTCATGCGTTTCAATTCCAATGAGTTTGCCTATACGGGCGGCCGAAACGGAACCATCGATCTAAATGCCTGGAAGCGCACACTGCCGCCACAGAGTTACAGACGAGCTGCTGCCCACAAGCCCAGGCCAATTGCATCCGAACTGCTGGCGCCGGCACCACATTCACTGGCCCATGGCACCACCAAACTGGCAACTCCGGCGGGAGATTTGCGTTACACTCCAGCTGCATTGGCAGCACCAGCCATTGATGTTCCTCTGGACTTGCCCGATTTGCCAGGCATCGCCAATGACCTGCAATATGAGCCGGTGGAGGAGCAAACTCCAATTGCGCCATCGCATCAGTTTGTTGATTTACCCGATTTACCTGGTTTGACAGAGCCGGAGATAAATATGGACGTGGATATCACGGTGCAAGCTTTAGCTGCCCAGACGCATACGGTGAGAAAAGTGCCGCAGATGCAGTCGATGAGTATGCCACCGCCAAGAACATTGGCACCACCGcctccaccgccaccaccaacACTAGCACCGCCACGGCCACCTCCGCCGCCCCCACCTCAAATGGCCTTAAAGCTGCCCAATGATGACGTGATCAAACCATTATCGCCGTCTATTGAAACTCCACTGCACATACCACAATCTCGGGCACCACCAGCGCCGGATCCACGCTCTGAGCTCATGGCTGCCATACGTAACGCTGGCGGTGCCCTCGGTGGACGCTTACGTTCACCGGCAGCAGCGCCCGTCAACCTAGACGTAGTGGATACACAAAATACCCAAAACTCGAGTGGCGCAAGTCGCTCAAGGGCAGGCGGACCGGCAACTGGCGGGGATCTCATGGCGGATTTGCACAACAAGCTTATGCTGCGTCGCAAGGGCATCTCCGGCAGCCAGAATCCAGCGGAACAGTCGGGCAATCCCATAATGCAACAATTGTCCAAGTTAATCGAGTCACCAATGGAGAAGAGCAAAGGTTCCATGTCCAGCGATGAGGGCAATTCAGAGGAAGACGATGCTTGGGAGTAG